The following proteins are co-located in the Nocardia bhagyanarayanae genome:
- a CDS encoding SHOCT domain-containing protein yields the protein MTLFTQPETLSLLADHHDGDWHPWPFFWLFPLLFWLTFVAVILLSRNRFRRHTGIDALRDGFARGEITEAQYRERLAVLRETRR from the coding sequence ATGACTCTTTTCACGCAACCCGAAACACTGTCCCTGCTGGCGGACCACCACGACGGCGACTGGCACCCGTGGCCGTTCTTCTGGCTGTTCCCGCTACTCTTCTGGCTCACCTTCGTCGCCGTAATTCTCTTGTCCCGCAATCGCTTCCGCCGCCATACCGGCATCGACGCCCTGCGCGACGGTTTCGCACGCGGCGAGATCACCGAGGCGCAATACCGCGAGCGCCTGGCCGTCCTCCGCGAAACCCGCCGGTGA
- a CDS encoding LLM class flavin-dependent oxidoreductase → MKFGMIVTPRSGAQWAESVRAAENEGYRTVLLPDTMYTPSPLPMLAAAAAVTGTVRLRPNVLAAPLRHSAALARDVAALQLLSGGRFELGIGIGRPDAAGEAARLGMPWGSARQRREQLREAVAAVRAAVEPAPEIVVAASGPRMLAAAAEIADRILLAAQPAATEADWADMVRVVRDHTDRDIRFTHQLVGIGDRLPFWLGKHMGLTAEGLRAANAAALLPETPAAAADLLETRREKYGIDELVVPDELAQAFTPVMRRFVPPSTDPR, encoded by the coding sequence ATGAAGTTCGGCATGATCGTCACGCCCCGCTCGGGCGCGCAGTGGGCCGAGTCGGTGCGGGCGGCCGAAAACGAGGGCTACCGAACCGTTCTGCTGCCCGACACCATGTACACCCCATCGCCGCTGCCGATGCTGGCGGCGGCCGCGGCGGTCACGGGCACGGTGCGGCTGCGGCCCAATGTGCTCGCCGCCCCGCTGCGACACAGCGCCGCACTCGCACGGGATGTAGCGGCCCTGCAACTGCTGTCCGGCGGACGCTTCGAGCTCGGCATCGGCATCGGCCGCCCGGATGCCGCCGGCGAGGCCGCAAGACTCGGCATGCCTTGGGGTTCGGCGCGACAGCGCCGCGAGCAGCTGCGCGAGGCTGTCGCCGCGGTCCGTGCGGCCGTCGAACCCGCACCGGAGATCGTCGTGGCGGCGAGCGGCCCCCGCATGCTCGCCGCGGCGGCCGAGATCGCCGACCGCATCCTGCTCGCGGCCCAACCCGCCGCCACCGAAGCCGATTGGGCCGACATGGTGCGCGTCGTACGCGACCACACCGACCGCGACATCCGCTTCACCCACCAACTCGTCGGCATCGGCGACCGCCTGCCGTTCTGGCTCGGGAAGCACATGGGCCTCACCGCCGAGGGACTGCGCGCCGCGAACGCCGCGGCACTGCTGCCCGAGACCCCGGCAGCGGCCGCCGACCTGCTGGAAACCCGGAGGGAGAAGTACGGAATCGATGAACTGGTCGTCCCGGACGAACTCGCACAGGCCTTCACACCGGTCATGCGTCGCTTCGTGCCGCCGTCCACGGATCCTCGGTAA
- a CDS encoding ATP-dependent Clp protease ATP-binding subunit: protein MFERFTDRARRVVVLAQEEARMLNHNYIGTEHILLGLIHEGEGVAAKSLESLGISLEGVRSQVEEIIGQGQQAPSGHIPFTPRAKKVLELSLREALQLGHNYIGTEHILLGLIREGEGVAAQVLVKLGADLNRVRQQVIQLLSGYQGKEPVESGARGEAGTPSTSLVLDQFGRNLTQAALEGKLDPVIGRSKEIERVMQVLSRRTKNNPVLIGEPGVGKTAVVEGLAQAIVNGEVPETLKDKQLYTLDLGSLVAGSRYRGDFEERLKKVLKEINTRGDIILFIDELHTLVGAGAAEGAIDAASILKPKLARGELQTIGATTLDEYRKYIEKDAALERRFQPVQVGEPTVEHTINILKGLRDRYEAHHRVSITDGALVAAATLADRYINDRFLPDKAIDLIDEAGARMRIRRMTAPPDLREFDDKIADARREKESAIDAQDFEKAARLRDKEKQLVAKRAEREKQWRSGDLDVVAEVDDEQIAEVLANWTGIPVFKLTEEETTRLLRMEDELHKRIIGQEDAVKAVSKAIRRTRAGLKDPKRPSGSFIFAGPSGVGKTELSKALANFLFGDDDALIQIDMGEFHDRFTASRLFGAPPGYVGYEEGGQLTEKVRRKPFSVVLFDEIEKAHQEIYNTLLQVLEDGRLTDGQGRTVDFKNTVLIFTSNLGTSDISKAVGLGFSQSNNEGSNYERMKLKVNDELKKHFRPEFLNRIDDVIVFHQLTNAQIVEMVDLMIGRVATQLKNKDMAIELTENAKNLLAKRGFDPVLGARPLRRTIQREIEDQLSEKILFGEIGPGQTIAVDVEGWDGEGSGEDAKFTFTGKAKLTKTPIEEKPEVVLTGAGEGSTTEAASGE, encoded by the coding sequence ATGTTCGAGAGGTTCACCGACCGCGCGAGGCGTGTCGTTGTCCTGGCCCAGGAAGAGGCCCGGATGCTCAACCACAACTACATCGGCACCGAGCACATCCTGCTTGGCCTCATCCACGAGGGCGAGGGGGTCGCGGCGAAGTCGTTGGAGTCCCTTGGCATTTCGCTGGAGGGTGTGCGCAGCCAGGTGGAGGAGATCATCGGCCAGGGTCAGCAGGCCCCGTCCGGCCACATCCCGTTCACCCCGCGCGCCAAGAAGGTGCTGGAGCTGAGCCTGCGCGAGGCGCTGCAGCTCGGCCACAACTACATCGGCACCGAGCACATCCTGCTCGGCCTCATTCGCGAGGGCGAGGGCGTTGCGGCGCAGGTGCTTGTCAAGCTCGGCGCAGACCTCAACCGGGTCCGCCAGCAGGTCATCCAGCTGCTGTCCGGGTACCAGGGCAAGGAGCCGGTGGAGTCCGGCGCCCGCGGCGAGGCCGGGACCCCGTCCACCTCGCTGGTGCTCGACCAGTTCGGTCGCAACCTGACCCAGGCGGCGCTCGAGGGCAAGCTCGACCCGGTCATCGGCCGCTCGAAGGAGATCGAGCGGGTCATGCAGGTGCTCAGCCGCCGCACCAAGAACAACCCGGTGCTGATCGGCGAGCCCGGCGTCGGTAAGACCGCCGTCGTCGAGGGTCTCGCGCAGGCCATCGTCAACGGCGAGGTCCCCGAGACGCTGAAGGACAAGCAGCTCTACACCCTCGACCTCGGTTCGCTGGTCGCGGGCAGCCGCTACCGCGGTGACTTCGAAGAGCGCCTGAAGAAGGTGCTCAAGGAGATCAACACCCGCGGCGACATCATCCTGTTCATCGACGAGCTGCACACGCTGGTCGGTGCGGGCGCGGCCGAGGGCGCCATCGACGCGGCCTCGATCCTGAAGCCGAAGCTGGCCCGCGGTGAGCTGCAGACCATCGGCGCGACCACCCTCGACGAGTACCGCAAGTACATCGAGAAGGACGCCGCCCTGGAGCGCCGCTTCCAGCCGGTCCAGGTGGGCGAGCCGACCGTCGAGCACACCATCAACATCCTCAAGGGTCTGCGCGATCGCTACGAGGCGCACCACCGGGTGTCCATCACCGACGGCGCGCTGGTCGCGGCCGCGACGCTGGCCGACCGCTACATCAACGACCGGTTCCTGCCGGACAAGGCGATCGACCTGATCGACGAGGCGGGCGCGCGCATGCGCATCCGTCGCATGACGGCTCCGCCGGACCTGCGCGAGTTCGACGACAAGATCGCCGACGCGCGCCGGGAGAAGGAGTCCGCGATCGACGCGCAGGACTTCGAGAAGGCCGCGCGTCTGCGCGACAAGGAGAAGCAGCTCGTCGCCAAGCGCGCCGAGCGGGAGAAGCAGTGGCGGTCCGGTGACCTGGACGTCGTGGCCGAGGTCGACGACGAGCAGATCGCGGAGGTGCTGGCCAACTGGACCGGTATCCCGGTGTTCAAGCTCACCGAGGAGGAGACCACCCGTCTGCTCCGCATGGAGGACGAGCTGCACAAGCGGATCATCGGCCAGGAGGACGCCGTCAAGGCCGTCTCCAAGGCGATCCGCCGCACCCGTGCCGGCCTGAAGGACCCGAAGCGTCCGTCCGGCTCGTTCATCTTCGCCGGTCCGTCCGGCGTCGGTAAGACCGAGCTGTCCAAGGCGCTGGCGAACTTCCTGTTCGGCGACGACGACGCGCTCATCCAGATCGACATGGGCGAGTTCCACGACCGCTTCACCGCGTCGCGGCTCTTCGGTGCCCCTCCGGGCTACGTCGGCTACGAGGAGGGCGGCCAGCTCACCGAGAAGGTGCGCCGCAAGCCGTTCTCGGTCGTGCTGTTCGACGAGATCGAGAAGGCCCACCAGGAGATCTACAACACCCTGTTGCAGGTCCTCGAGGACGGCCGCCTGACCGACGGCCAGGGCCGGACCGTGGACTTCAAGAACACGGTGCTGATCTTCACCTCGAACCTCGGCACCTCGGACATCTCGAAGGCCGTCGGTCTGGGCTTCTCGCAGTCCAACAACGAGGGCTCGAACTACGAGCGGATGAAGCTCAAGGTCAACGACGAGCTGAAGAAGCACTTCCGGCCCGAGTTCCTCAACCGCATCGATGACGTGATCGTCTTCCACCAGCTCACCAACGCGCAGATCGTCGAGATGGTGGACCTGATGATCGGCCGCGTCGCCACGCAGCTGAAGAACAAGGACATGGCGATCGAGCTCACCGAGAACGCCAAGAACCTGCTCGCCAAGCGTGGCTTCGACCCCGTGCTCGGTGCCCGGCCGCTGCGCCGCACCATCCAGCGCGAGATCGAGGACCAGCTGTCGGAGAAGATCCTCTTCGGCGAGATCGGCCCCGGCCAGACCATCGCCGTGGATGTCGAGGGCTGGGACGGCGAGGGCTCCGGCGAGGACGCCAAGTTCACCTTCACCGGCAAGGCGAAGCTGACCAAGACGCCTATCGAGGAGAAGCCCGAGGTCGTGCTGACCGGCGCGGGCGAGGGCTCCACCACGGAGGCCGCGTCCGGCGAGTAA
- a CDS encoding esterase/lipase family protein: MRRVPVPFAVAFVLAALWIGAAGSAHAQRYPVVYNFFSGIPAELTDPGGSLPGANDWSCRPSAEHPNPVVLAHGTGGGAQTNWGVYVPLLANEGYCVYALTYGAHALPWPLSAIGGMRPMEQSGLEFAAFVDRVLAATGAAKVDVIGHSQGNFIGNYYVKRLGGADKVDKLVGLAPPWLGTNAAGLGDAAAFAARLGAGAAFDTAVGASLCHACRQIIAGSPFLSALNADGVYHPDVAYTNIATRLDEAVIPYTAGLVPGPNVTNVVVQDGCAQDYSEHAGIAGSPRAAGFVLNALDPAHPRPVPCQFVAPFTG; encoded by the coding sequence ATGCGACGTGTCCCAGTTCCGTTCGCGGTGGCCTTCGTGCTCGCCGCGCTGTGGATCGGCGCGGCGGGTTCGGCACACGCGCAGCGCTATCCGGTCGTCTACAACTTCTTCTCCGGCATCCCGGCCGAGCTGACCGATCCGGGCGGCTCCCTGCCGGGAGCCAACGACTGGTCCTGCCGCCCGAGCGCCGAGCATCCGAACCCGGTGGTCCTCGCGCACGGCACCGGCGGTGGCGCACAGACCAATTGGGGCGTCTACGTGCCGCTGCTCGCCAACGAGGGCTACTGCGTCTACGCGCTGACCTACGGCGCGCACGCGCTGCCGTGGCCGCTGTCCGCCATCGGCGGCATGCGGCCGATGGAGCAGAGCGGGCTGGAGTTCGCCGCCTTCGTCGATCGCGTGCTCGCCGCGACCGGCGCCGCGAAAGTGGACGTCATCGGGCACTCGCAGGGCAATTTCATCGGCAATTACTACGTCAAGCGCCTCGGCGGCGCGGACAAGGTGGACAAGCTCGTCGGGCTCGCGCCGCCCTGGCTCGGCACCAACGCGGCGGGCCTCGGCGACGCCGCCGCCTTCGCCGCCCGCCTCGGCGCGGGCGCGGCCTTCGACACGGCGGTGGGCGCCTCGCTGTGCCACGCCTGCCGCCAAATCATCGCGGGCTCGCCTTTCCTGTCGGCGCTCAACGCCGACGGCGTCTACCACCCCGACGTCGCCTACACGAATATCGCCACCCGGCTCGACGAGGCCGTGATCCCGTACACCGCGGGCCTGGTGCCCGGCCCGAACGTCACCAATGTCGTGGTTCAGGACGGGTGCGCGCAGGACTACTCCGAGCACGCGGGCATCGCGGGCAGCCCGAGGGCGGCGGGATTCGTCCTGAACGCACTGGACCCGGCCCATCCGCGGCCGGTACCGTGCCAGTTCGTCGCGCCGTTCACGGGCTGA
- a CDS encoding DUF1772 domain-containing protein has translation MFALRIAALVAAVLATGLTAGVFYAYAISVMPALNRSDDRTIVDVMQKINVVIVNPWFMIAFLGTVAFGILAAVLHLGREHRATLVWIAIALALNVIAFAVTAGFNVPLNDQLAAAGDPAQIADMAAVRANYEAAWVRYNVIRAVVHTLAFLVLCGALFAAGVQQGKAEAAGSAQGVTAYAAPAGLGAPHAAAHTR, from the coding sequence ATGTTCGCGCTGAGAATCGCCGCGCTGGTGGCGGCCGTGCTGGCGACCGGGCTGACCGCCGGGGTGTTCTACGCCTACGCCATCTCGGTGATGCCCGCGCTGAACCGCAGCGACGATCGGACCATCGTCGACGTGATGCAGAAGATCAACGTGGTCATCGTCAATCCCTGGTTCATGATCGCCTTCCTCGGCACCGTCGCGTTCGGCATCCTCGCCGCGGTGCTGCACCTGGGCCGGGAGCACCGCGCGACCCTGGTCTGGATCGCGATCGCCCTGGCGCTCAACGTGATCGCGTTCGCGGTGACCGCAGGTTTCAACGTCCCGCTCAACGATCAGCTGGCCGCCGCGGGCGACCCGGCGCAGATCGCCGATATGGCGGCGGTCCGCGCGAACTACGAGGCCGCGTGGGTGCGCTACAACGTGATCCGCGCGGTGGTGCACACCCTGGCCTTCCTGGTGCTCTGTGGCGCGCTGTTCGCGGCGGGCGTCCAGCAGGGCAAGGCCGAAGCCGCGGGTTCCGCCCAGGGTGTGACGGCCTACGCCGCGCCCGCCGGACTGGGTGCGCCGCACGCGGCAGCACACACCCGCTGA
- a CDS encoding FHA domain-containing protein, translating to MLSPDQQRVTIGRSPHADLALRWDAEVSRVHAAVEYLGAHWTIVDDGLSRNGTFVNGERLVGRRRLMAGDKIRVGTSLVSFHDFGSVADDATRTSTGSIPTLRSLTETQRAVLVALCRPYKNGTGFATPASNQQIAEELFLSVDAIKTHLRALFAKFGVESLPQNQKRVRLAALALQSGIISDRDL from the coding sequence ATGCTGAGCCCGGATCAGCAGCGAGTCACGATCGGCCGTTCGCCCCATGCCGATCTCGCGTTGCGCTGGGACGCGGAGGTCTCGCGCGTGCACGCGGCCGTCGAATATCTGGGCGCGCACTGGACGATCGTCGACGACGGGCTTTCCCGCAACGGCACTTTCGTCAACGGCGAGCGACTGGTCGGCAGGCGCCGCCTGATGGCGGGCGACAAGATCCGGGTCGGCACCTCGCTGGTGTCCTTCCACGATTTCGGCTCGGTCGCCGACGACGCCACCCGCACCTCCACCGGCTCGATTCCCACCCTGCGTTCGCTCACCGAGACCCAGCGCGCGGTCCTCGTCGCGCTGTGCCGGCCGTACAAGAACGGCACCGGCTTCGCGACCCCGGCCTCCAACCAGCAGATCGCCGAGGAGTTGTTCCTCAGCGTCGACGCCATCAAGACCCACCTGCGCGCGCTGTTCGCCAAATTCGGCGTGGAGAGCCTGCCGCAGAACCAGAAGCGGGTGCGCCTCGCGGCCCTTGCCTTGCAGAGCGGCATCATCTCCGACCGGGATCTCTGA
- a CDS encoding histone-like nucleoid-structuring protein Lsr2, whose protein sequence is MAKKVTVSLIDDVDGESIADETIEFAIDGVSYEIDLSSANAAKLRDGLEQWVSSARRVSGRRRVKAAAGTAATPKSRVSIDREQSAAIREWARRNGHKVSARGRISADITDAYNKAAKG, encoded by the coding sequence ATGGCAAAGAAGGTCACCGTTAGCCTGATCGACGATGTCGACGGTGAGTCCATCGCGGACGAGACCATCGAGTTTGCGATCGACGGTGTGTCGTACGAGATCGACCTGTCGTCGGCAAATGCCGCGAAGCTGCGTGACGGGCTGGAACAGTGGGTTTCCAGTGCGCGCCGGGTCAGCGGACGTCGCCGCGTGAAGGCCGCCGCCGGTACCGCCGCCACCCCGAAGAGCCGGGTCTCCATCGACCGGGAACAAAGTGCGGCAATTCGCGAGTGGGCGCGCCGGAATGGCCACAAGGTCTCCGCCCGCGGCCGTATCTCCGCCGACATCACCGACGCGTACAACAAGGCCGCGAAGGGCTAG
- the lysS gene encoding lysine--tRNA ligase: MRIRREKRERLLAQGGEAYPVVVPRTHSLAEIRAAFPDLPADTQTGQQAGVVGRVIFLRNTGKLCFATLQEGDGTKLQAMISLNGVGADALAAWKADVDLGDFVFVHGEVIASRTGELSVMADSWSMSAKALRPLPVAHKEMNEESRVRQRYVDLIVRPEAREMARTRVAVVRALRAALERRGFLEVETPMLQTLHGGAAARPFVTRSNALDMDLYLRIAPELFLKRCVVGGLEKVFEINRNFRNEGADSTHSPEFAMLETYEAYGTYDDSAKMIRELVQEVAQEAFGTQVVTLADGTEYDLRGEWATVEMYPSLSDALGVRVTPETSVEELLTLADRVGLEIPEGKGYGHGKLVEELWEHEYGDKLYAPTFVRDFPIETSPLTRQHRSKPGVTEKWDLYVRGFELATGYSELVDPVIQRERFVDQARLAAQGDDEAMALDEDFLAAMEHGMPPTTGTGMGIDRLLMALTGLGIRETILFPIVRPVTQRGVSERRAGDAEA, encoded by the coding sequence ATGCGGATTCGCCGGGAGAAGCGTGAGCGACTGCTCGCGCAGGGCGGCGAGGCGTATCCCGTCGTGGTGCCGCGCACGCACTCGCTTGCCGAAATTCGGGCCGCCTTTCCGGATCTGCCCGCCGATACCCAGACCGGGCAACAGGCCGGCGTCGTCGGCCGCGTCATATTCCTGCGCAATACCGGCAAGCTGTGTTTCGCCACGCTCCAGGAGGGCGACGGCACCAAGCTGCAGGCGATGATCAGCCTCAACGGCGTCGGAGCCGACGCGCTCGCGGCCTGGAAGGCCGATGTGGACCTCGGTGACTTCGTTTTCGTGCACGGTGAGGTCATCGCCTCCCGCACCGGGGAATTGAGCGTCATGGCCGATTCCTGGTCCATGTCGGCCAAGGCCTTGCGGCCGCTGCCGGTGGCGCACAAGGAGATGAACGAGGAGTCCAGGGTCCGGCAGCGCTATGTCGACCTGATCGTGCGTCCCGAGGCCAGGGAAATGGCCCGAACCAGGGTCGCGGTGGTGCGCGCGCTGCGCGCCGCGCTGGAGCGCCGCGGTTTCCTCGAGGTGGAGACGCCGATGCTGCAAACGCTGCACGGCGGCGCGGCGGCCCGGCCGTTCGTCACCCGTTCCAATGCCCTCGATATGGACCTCTACCTGCGCATCGCGCCGGAACTGTTCCTCAAGCGGTGCGTGGTCGGCGGTTTGGAGAAGGTCTTCGAGATCAACCGGAACTTCCGCAACGAAGGCGCCGACTCGACCCATTCGCCCGAGTTCGCAATGTTGGAAACGTATGAGGCCTATGGCACCTACGACGACTCCGCGAAGATGATCCGGGAATTGGTGCAGGAAGTCGCGCAAGAGGCTTTCGGCACCCAGGTGGTGACCCTCGCGGACGGTACCGAATACGATCTTCGGGGCGAGTGGGCGACCGTCGAGATGTACCCTTCGCTGTCCGATGCGCTGGGTGTCCGAGTCACCCCGGAAACGTCTGTCGAGGAATTGCTGACACTCGCCGATCGGGTCGGACTGGAAATTCCGGAGGGCAAGGGCTACGGCCACGGCAAACTGGTCGAAGAACTGTGGGAGCACGAGTACGGCGACAAGCTCTATGCGCCGACATTCGTGCGAGACTTCCCGATCGAGACCTCACCGCTCACTCGGCAGCATCGCAGCAAGCCCGGAGTTACCGAGAAGTGGGATCTGTATGTCCGCGGCTTCGAGTTGGCCACCGGCTATTCGGAGTTGGTGGATCCGGTGATCCAGCGCGAGCGTTTCGTGGACCAGGCTCGGCTCGCCGCGCAGGGCGACGACGAGGCAATGGCGCTGGACGAGGACTTCCTTGCCGCCATGGAGCACGGCATGCCGCCGACAACTGGAACCGGTATGGGAATCGATCGGTTGTTGATGGCGCTCACGGGATTGGGAATCCGCGAAACGATACTGTTCCCAATTGTGCGTCCGGTCACTCAGCGAGGTGTGAGCGAGCGGCGCGCAGGCGACGCCGAAGCGTAA
- a CDS encoding rhodanese-like domain-containing protein produces MTIDQMLDNAREQLDRIYAFELPAALARGAILVDIRPQAQRDREGTLPGALVIERNVLEWRLDPTSSARLALAADHDVEWIVVCSEGYTSSLAAASLQQLGLHRATDLIGGYQALKAAGLLTIASRAPHFAREVTALASL; encoded by the coding sequence TTGACCATCGATCAGATGCTCGACAACGCGCGCGAGCAACTCGACCGGATCTACGCGTTCGAATTGCCCGCCGCGCTCGCCAGGGGCGCCATTCTGGTGGACATCCGTCCGCAGGCGCAGCGCGATCGGGAGGGCACGCTGCCGGGCGCCCTGGTGATCGAGCGGAATGTGCTCGAATGGCGGCTCGACCCGACCAGTTCGGCGCGTTTGGCGCTGGCCGCCGATCACGACGTGGAATGGATCGTCGTCTGCTCCGAGGGCTACACCTCCAGCCTGGCCGCCGCCTCGCTGCAACAACTCGGGCTGCACCGGGCCACCGATCTGATCGGGGGTTACCAGGCGCTCAAGGCGGCGGGGCTGCTCACCATCGCGAGCCGGGCGCCGCACTTCGCCCGCGAGGTCACCGCGCTCGCCTCGTTGTAA
- a CDS encoding cysteine dioxygenase — MRSSVLSLSSARDSLSARPPVDRAVAPALPTRLRPADLLRLTDEGAEDVLAGRYDHLLPAGGVWPAEERWATRLLSDDEVDVWLISWTPGKSTELHDHAGSLGALTVLSGALSEFRWNGTELRRRTLTAGDQASFPIGWVHDVMRAPAAAESAGPLDPTLSVHAYSPPLTAMSYYEVTGHGTLRRTRTVLTDQPEGDM; from the coding sequence ATGCGTTCCTCTGTTCTTTCCCTTTCTTCCGCACGTGACAGCCTGTCGGCCAGGCCGCCGGTGGACCGTGCCGTCGCGCCCGCGCTCCCGACGAGGCTGCGTCCCGCCGATCTGCTGCGGCTGACCGACGAGGGCGCCGAGGACGTGCTCGCGGGCCGCTACGACCACCTGCTTCCCGCCGGCGGCGTCTGGCCCGCCGAGGAACGCTGGGCGACCCGGCTGCTCTCCGACGACGAGGTCGATGTCTGGCTGATCAGCTGGACGCCGGGCAAGTCCACCGAGTTGCACGACCACGCCGGATCGCTCGGCGCGCTCACCGTGCTCAGCGGGGCGCTCTCGGAATTCCGTTGGAACGGCACGGAATTGCGCAGGCGCACGCTGACCGCGGGCGATCAGGCTTCCTTCCCCATCGGCTGGGTGCACGACGTGATGCGCGCACCGGCCGCCGCCGAATCCGCGGGCCCGCTCGATCCGACGTTGAGCGTGCACGCCTATTCCCCGCCGCTGACCGCCATGTCCTACTACGAGGTGACCGGCCACGGCACCCTGCGGCGTACCCGAACCGTTCTCACCGACCAGCCCGAAGGTGATATGTGA
- a CDS encoding type III pantothenate kinase: protein MLLTIDVRNTSIELGLFSGSGSHAKLVRHWRMHTNPLLTADEFAMQVRGLVGAQLDEVMGVAALSTVPPVLHELRAMLERYWSHVPHVVVEPGVRTGIPLLVDNPKEIGADRIVNALAAQQRFGSAAIVVDFGTATTVDLVSSKGEFLGGVIAPGVAISSEALIERAALRRVELARPRSVVGKNTVEAIQSGAVFGFAGLVDGLIDRIRDEFDAFAGDDVAVVATGISAPLIVPESETIDHHEPHLTLTGLRLVYERNQQRRKS, encoded by the coding sequence ATGCTGCTGACCATCGACGTCCGCAACACCAGCATCGAGCTCGGCCTGTTCTCCGGCAGCGGCTCGCACGCGAAACTGGTGCGGCACTGGCGGATGCACACCAATCCGCTGCTGACCGCCGACGAGTTCGCCATGCAGGTGCGCGGGCTCGTCGGGGCCCAGCTGGACGAGGTGATGGGCGTCGCGGCCCTGTCCACGGTGCCGCCGGTGCTGCACGAGCTGCGCGCCATGCTGGAGCGGTACTGGTCGCACGTGCCGCACGTGGTGGTGGAACCCGGTGTGCGGACCGGGATTCCGCTGCTCGTCGACAATCCGAAGGAGATCGGCGCGGACCGGATCGTGAACGCGCTGGCCGCCCAGCAGCGCTTCGGCTCGGCCGCGATCGTCGTCGACTTCGGCACGGCGACCACCGTGGATCTGGTCTCGTCCAAGGGCGAGTTTCTCGGCGGCGTCATCGCGCCGGGCGTGGCCATCTCCAGTGAGGCGCTCATCGAGCGAGCGGCGCTGCGCCGCGTCGAGCTCGCGCGCCCGCGCTCGGTGGTCGGCAAGAACACCGTCGAGGCCATCCAGTCCGGCGCGGTGTTCGGTTTCGCCGGGCTGGTGGACGGTCTGATCGACCGCATCCGCGACGAGTTCGACGCGTTCGCGGGCGACGACGTCGCCGTGGTCGCCACCGGCATCAGCGCGCCGCTGATCGTGCCGGAGTCGGAGACCATCGACCATCACGAGCCGCACCTGACCCTGACCGGCCTGCGCCTGGTCTACGAACGCAACCAGCAGCGCCGCAAATCCTGA
- the panD gene encoding aspartate 1-decarboxylase: MLRTMMKSKIHRATVTHADLHYVGSVTVDQDLLDAADLLEGEQVCIVDIDNGARLETYVIAGERGSGVIGINGAAAHLVHPGDLVILIAYGMMNEQEIADYDPKVVFVDERNRPIELGSDPAHAPEGSGLTSPRSLTFA; this comes from the coding sequence ATGTTGCGCACCATGATGAAGTCCAAGATCCACCGTGCCACCGTCACCCATGCCGACCTGCACTACGTCGGCTCCGTGACGGTGGACCAGGATCTGCTGGACGCGGCCGATCTGCTCGAGGGCGAGCAGGTCTGCATCGTCGACATCGACAACGGCGCCCGCCTGGAGACCTACGTGATCGCTGGTGAGCGCGGTTCCGGCGTCATCGGCATCAACGGCGCCGCCGCGCACCTGGTGCATCCCGGCGACCTGGTCATCCTGATCGCCTACGGGATGATGAACGAGCAGGAGATCGCCGACTACGACCCCAAGGTCGTCTTCGTCGACGAGCGCAACCGCCCGATCGAACTCGGCTCCGATCCGGCGCACGCTCCCGAGGGTTCCGGCCTGACCTCCCCGCGCTCGCTCACCTTCGCCTGA